The DNA region ACCTTTGCGTTTTCAGGAAAGCCCTCCGTCCCGGCGACCACGGATTCAAACGTGCCGTCCGGGGCATAGACCTTCACGCGGGGCAAGCCTTTCTCGCACGTAATGCAGCGTCCGTCCGGAAGAACGTGAAGCGTGATGGGATTGCAGCAGCCGCAAAAGCCTTCGATCGCGGCCGAGCCTTTTCCCCAGGCAAATTCGAAGTCACCTTCAATAGTGTAGGCCTCGACGCGGTGCCGGCCCGGATTCGTAATTCGCAGCAAGCCGTCGCGGGCGAGCTTCAGATCAAAATACGGACTGGGCACAACGAAACCGGGAATGTCGCGCTCGCGATCTCGTTCTCCGATCCGGCTCCGAATTTTTCCGGATCGATCATAGCGGAGGACGAAGCGATGGCCCGCGTCCGCGGCGAAGAGATCGTTCTCGCTCACGGCCAATCCGGTGAGCCACGTGCGCGGCGCGGGAGAATCCCACGCAGCAGAACGCCGGCCTTTCGCATCCAGCACCTCAATGTGATCGCGCAGGCTGATATAGACGAGGCCATCGTCCGCCACCGTCATCGCGCGGGCTGAAGCCCGCAAAGCGATTTCGGAAACTACTGCCCCTTGACCATCCAGGATCGAGATGTAATGGCCCGAGGCGATGAAGACCTGATCCTGGCGGTCTATGGCAATTCGTTTGGGTTCCAGGCGAGGGCAGGGGAATCGTCCGGCTTCTTCATAATGAATCAACCCAGGGTCCGTCTTGCGCAGTGAAGTCAAATCGTAAGCAAAGGGATTTGAATGGCTCGCGTCTTTCGCGCGTCTGGCTCGCGCCGACGCGTGTTTTGAACCCGCAACGCCAATGGCGATCGCACCGACGGCGGCTGCGGCCCAGGCTCCGCGCTTGAGGAACTTGCGGCGGCTCAGGGCGGCTTTGTCCATGAACGGTGCCCCCTCATCCCGACCTTCGCCCCACCCCTGAACGGCCCCCTCTCCCGTCCTGCGGACACCCTCTCCCCCTCGGAGGGGAAGAGGGATGGGGTGAGGGGGATCGTTCGCGGCGACCGTGTCCGCAGGACGAGAGAGAGGGATTGCAGTCGGTTCATGGCCGCAATCGGCGCGGGATGCTTTGGGGTGTCTATCCATGTGCTTCTAGGCTCCGTTCTTTCGTTCGCGTGCCGCCAAAGCCCGCGGCAAAGCGCAGTCCGCGAAGGCCCCGCAGCTTGTGCAGATGCGTTTCTTCAGACAAACTTCACGGAGGGCGCGAGGGAGATGAGATTTGGTCGCCAAGACGGCCACGCCGCCGAGCGCGGCGACGGAGATCGCCCGCACGGTGAGGCGAAAGAACTCGCGGCGGTTTGAGGAGAGAAGATTCACGGAGAACATGGCAGGGACGGATTCCGCGCCGTTTCTGACATTTTCGAGCCATCGAACGAAACCGATTCCAGGGACGCGGTGGAACGCGTCCCTACCCAAGTCATTGAAAGTTTCCGTGGCCTCGGTAGGGCGAGTCCGTCCCGGCGAGCCGCTCCACGCGCTTTGAACACGTCCAGATCGGCTCGCTGGGGACAGGCTCGCCCCACCTTGCAGATCATGGAACGTGGGCTGTGCATATGACTCTGGCTTTCGAGGCTCACCTTTCGCCGATTGGCCTGCTTTTGCTACGCCCCGATTGTTCAGTGTTCACCATTTCTTGTCGTCGCAGGCGGAGGATCGGGAAGACCGGTCAATTCTTGGTCACGTCCAGACAAATCATGCGCGTGAAATCCCGCGCGATGAGCCGCCCGTTGGCCAGCGCGAGCGGTCCCCAGGATTCTCTTCCTTGCAAGACTTGCGCTTCGACGAGTTTGTTGAATCCCGCAGACGTCGCCTCGACCAACGACAGTTTTCCCGAATCATTCATGGCGAAGATCAAGCCGTTGCTGATCAGGAATGGACCGAGGCCAAACGTGGAACCTGGCCCGCTGGCCCAGATGATCTTCCCGTCGGGGGCCAGGCAAACCAGTTGGCCATCGGGACGCACGCCGTAGATCTGGCCGTTGTAATAGATCGGCGTGTGCTGAGTCGCGCCGAATACGCGCGGCTCCAGCTTGAACAGCGTCTCGCACGCGAAACGATCTCCTTCCAGCTTCAACTGCAACATGAGGCTCCCGGCGTCGTAACCACCGGAAAGGAAGATCCGGCCGTTCTCCAAAGCCAGCGGCGACGGAATGGTGGCGATGCTGATTTTCCAATCCTGAGTTTCCCAAAGCAGAGATCCATCCTTTGCCGACACGCCGACGACTCCGAGGCTCGCGCAATACGCATACATGCGTCGGCCAGCGAACTCCAGCGGCGCCACGGACGAATGGGTCATCTTCCATTTCCTGGGGTTCGGAGTTTTCCAGACCACTTTGCCGCTCTCGCAATCCACGGCGAGCAACAGCGCGTCCGGACCGCCGACGCCCAAGATCACGAGGCCATTCTCAACAAGGGGACACTGGCCCGCGTACCACGGCGGAACGGTCGCGCCGAATTCGCGAACCAGGTCGAAAGTCCAACGCAGTTCGCCAGTCGCGGCGTCGAGGCAAACCACGTGGCATTTGGGCCCCAGGGCGACGACGAATTGGTCGGTGACCGCCGGCACGGTGCGCGACATGCCGTGATTGCGTTTCACCGGCAGCGGATAGGCGAAGCGCCAGATTTCCTTTCCGTCGGCGAGGGAGAGACAGCGGAGCGCGTCCTGGCGTTTGCCGTGATCGTAGTCCATGACATAGACCCGGCCACGCGACACGGCGGCGCCGGCGTAGCCTTCACCCACCTCAATGGACCAAAGCGATCTGGGTCCGGGAGCTTCCCATTGTTTGGCGAGCGGCGCGGGTTCGTCGTTGATCCCGTCCTTGGCGGCGCCGCGAAAGCCCGGCCAGGCTCCGGGC from Verrucomicrobiota bacterium includes:
- a CDS encoding polyvinylalcohol dehydrogenase — its product is MDSNREWLPLAQPRTWTIMALAVAALAALAILALWLWLASPGALQLRLPGADQAPGDGQNGAKGNPVLSGRLIAGEGKPAELPGAWPGFRGAAKDGINDEPAPLAKQWEAPGPRSLWSIEVGEGYAGAAVSRGRVYVMDYDHGKRQDALRCLSLADGKEIWRFAYPLPVKRNHGMSRTVPAVTDQFVVALGPKCHVVCLDAATGELRWTFDLVREFGATVPPWYAGQCPLVENGLVILGVGGPDALLLAVDCESGKVVWKTPNPRKWKMTHSSVAPLEFAGRRMYAYCASLGVVGVSAKDGSLLWETQDWKISIATIPSPLALENGRIFLSGGYDAGSLMLQLKLEGDRFACETLFKLEPRVFGATQHTPIYYNGQIYGVRPDGQLVCLAPDGKIIWASGPGSTFGLGPFLISNGLIFAMNDSGKLSLVEATSAGFNKLVEAQVLQGRESWGPLALANGRLIARDFTRMICLDVTKN
- a CDS encoding twin-arginine translocation signal domain-containing protein, yielding MDRHPKASRADCGHEPTAIPLSRPADTVAANDPPHPIPLPLRGGEGVRRTGEGAVQGWGEGRDEGAPFMDKAALSRRKFLKRGAWAAAAVGAIAIGVAGSKHASARARRAKDASHSNPFAYDLTSLRKTDPGLIHYEEAGRFPCPRLEPKRIAIDRQDQVFIASGHYISILDGQGAVVSEIALRASARAMTVADDGLVYISLRDHIEVLDAKGRRSAAWDSPAPRTWLTGLAVSENDLFAADAGHRFVLRYDRSGKIRSRIGERDRERDIPGFVVPSPYFDLKLARDGLLRITNPGRHRVEAYTIEGDFEFAWGKGSAAIEGFCGCCNPITLHVLPDGRCITCEKGLPRVKVYAPDGTFESVVAGTEGFPENAKVSAKDDADGTQGGLDAAADSQGRIYILDPVAGNVRVMVRKGTRKDAKA